In Bacillota bacterium, the genomic stretch GTAGGGACCGGCTTCATTGGCATAGGTCTCCACGGGATCGGGCTCATACACTTGACGGGATACGGAAAAGGCTAAGCCGCGGCCAGCAGTCCCCGGTGTATAGACCATATACTCCACGACCACTTTGTCATATTGGGTTTCAAAGGGAACATAGACATAGTCCAAGACACCGCTCGCGTTGTCTGCCGGGGGCTGAATCCGCAGAGCCTTATTGCCACTGTAGGCCTGCTCACTATACACGCCAGGTTCTCCGGAAATAATCTCCCAGCCTGCGGGCAGTTTACCCAGGTCTACCTGTTCGAAGTCCTCTTCTACCAATACTTTGGCGGATACACTGGCAGCAGCAAATAGTACACAAAGCACGGTCACAGCTAGAAACAGTTTTTTCATTGGTCTACTATTCCTCCCACGTTCCTTTTTTTGGCTTTGGAGTCTTTCGCTAGTCTTGATCCTTAGTCTAATGTTCCAGGCTAGGTTGAGTCTGAATCGACAGCCTCACCTCCTACAGGAAGAACCTTGCTCATCTTGGAACAGTGACAAGTTCCAGCCTCCAATACCACTTATATCCCAAGGGCTTCGCCAATACCCGGGCAAAACCCTTGGAATGCGAATTGTAAGTTTCCGTCACTTTGCCTTCATATACATAATTCCTCATTTCAACAACGTTTTCCTGCTTCCACCAGGAATGATTTTTTCTGCAACAGTTGCATAAGAAATGAAACACCGTAACCAGCGATATCTCCTAATATCCGATGTTTCAGGAAGAAACAAACCCCTAATTCCCCAACGGGATCTTCCTTGAATTACCTTTGCACGGGTCCCTATTCTTCTAGCCCTTGGAGCCGCCCCTTCCCCGCCACCCCCGTACCCGGGTGAACAAATAGAAAGGGCCCTCACCCCTACGGGAAGAGGACCCTGTGTATCGTCCCGAAACATTGCCTACTTCTTTATTCCACTGAGCGTCACTTTACCCAACTGCAGAGCATCTCCAGGGAATTTCCCCTCTTTAATGGTCAAACGGAGCATTGCCCCGGGTTCCGCCACACTGCCCTGCAGCTTTAGTGCGTACCATCCCTCGCTTTGATCCAACACCGTCACCGTATAGGGGACCACCGACCACTGGTCTTTGGTTTTGGCCACTTCAAAAACCACGTGATCTTCCACAGTCTGATCAGCTGCATAGAGCACTACAGAAAAACCAGTCAACCCTTCCGCTTCCCAAAGCAGGTACTCGGTGGTATCCCCGGATCGGGCCAGGCGGGTTTCATCGTCCATGCTACCTTCCGGCCCTTCCCTATACTCCCACCCCGGGGAACTATCCGCGTGGAGGGAGCGATCAAGGCTCAAGGTCATCCCACCCCAAGCAGTAGTCTTCGGGGGCAGTAGATCATCCACTAGCTCCCAAGCATTATGGAAGGTGACCGGAACAGTCTTACTCACCACTGCGCCATTGGCGGTCCGTACACTTACGACCAGCTCATAATCACCATCCGCGTAGGCTGCCGTATCCATCATGAAATCGCTAGGCACATTACTTCCTTCGTAGATTACTCCCCCGTTAAGGGCAATCTGCACCTGCTCTAGACGCACTCCCAGGGGTAAATCCACATTGGCCCGCACGGGAACAGCACCTTGAACCACTGTAAAGGGTTCCGGTGAGGAGACTACTACCGACGGACGGGGTTCTTCGTCGGTGGGGATGAGGACCACGAGCGCGATGGCGTTTTTCTCCAAGGGCACCGTGGCAGTGTACCACCCCGCTGCAGGCTGCACCTTATCCACCACCTTCTCCAGTTCTGCGCGTTGGAGATTGTAGGTGTAATTGCTGTGGGTGGAGTCAATTAGGTAGTGTTCCACCCGCATGTTCTTCCCCAAAAAAGAGTCCGGCAGGGCAAAGACATTGAGCACCGGAGCAAAATCTCTGCCGACACTCTCATACCGGGACCCGTCACCCCAGGTCCAGTCGGGCCAATCGTAGTTCCAGATCATGATGGCCACCCCGGTCTCATCGGCACTGGCCAAGGCATACACCCCGATCCCCTCTGACGTCTGGGGAGAGGCCACCGCGGCCACCCGGTTTTGCTTCAGCATGGTCTGCATCAGCATCATGTTTCCATAGGGAGTCAGCTTCCCGGGCTGATTGGGCACCAGGACGTCTTTCCGGGAGTTTTCCAAGTGGTGATCCACCCAGTGATAGGTGGTGGTAAGCCCCTGTTCCAGGTACCGATACATCAAGGTGGCCACCCCGGCGGCTTGCAACAGTAGATCCGCGGCGTAATCATCGGTACCGTAGTCGCCGGGCAGAACACCCAGCTCCGTAATGTGAATGGGGACATCGGGATCCAAACTGTGAGCAAGGAAGTACTCCCTGATCATTTCAATTTCCCTATCCACCAAACTGGGACGATAGCCATTCCGGTTCAGATACTGATGGTAGGATAGGAAATCCAAGCGCTTTTCCGGATTGGGGTCCTGGGCAAAGTCTCGGATGAACTCCTGCAAGAGGGTTCGTTCCCGTTCCCAAGCATCACTGGTGTAGTTGACTCCGAAGTGGGAAGCCACCGGACCACCCAAAAGCAAGGGTTCCTCCGGCTGTAGTGTTCTGTTTACGTAGTTCACCGCTTCGTAGAAGGCCTTGTAGAAGTCGTAATACGGCCGCGTAAAGGTGATCTCCTGCCGAAGGAGGTCAAATTCATTCATCGCCTCCACGTACTTCAGTTTGGGGTACTTTTCCTTGTAATGCAATAGCCCATCCTTCAGGATCTGGGTGTACTCCTCCATAGTGAGTAGGCCCTGTTCAACCTGAGGTTCTAGGCCTCGCAACACGATCATGATCCCATCACTAAGTGAACTAAGTCGTTCCAGATAGGCGTAATACCGGGCAAAGTCATAGGTCCCCTTTTCCAGGTTGTAGTAGTGACTCATGTTCATCCAACCACGATAGACCCGGAAATCAAAGTCCCTTTGAAGCCGTTCAATATCCAGCCGATCCGAAAGGCCTGCGTTGTTCATATACAACGCCCGGAAGTCCGCCAAGGAACCAAGGACAGTGGAACAATCTACAGTGACAGCCGAAAACGTGGTCAACGCCTCCTCCTTCGATGCCGGATCACCGTAAACACGCACGTCACAGATGGAAGGCCACCCATTGGGAACAGCTGCGGTAATGGTGATCCTGACGTATCTTGCTCTTTGGTCAAGGGCATCCATCGTGGGACCAAAGGCCAGATTATTCGTCCTATCCACCACGGTGGTAAACTCCTTACCATCATCACTAACCTCAATGCGGTACTGGTAAGCCCGGGAGGCTTCGTTATACCAATTGACCGCCACACCCGCTAGATCATATTTACTTCCCAGGTCTACCTGCCACCAGGCCGGGTAGGAACCATCGATGGTGCCCCAACGGGTATCCAGCTTACCATCGTTGGCATGGGCAGCGGGGTACCCCTCCTGGTTCGCCTTCACCGCTTTCCCTCGGTTCAACACCTGGTACCCTGCCTCGATCCAGGTACTCTCCAAATCCACAAGCCCTGCTTGGGCTGCGGGCCGGCCGTAAATCCTCACTTCGTTGATGGAAGGCCAACCACTGGGGTATGCCCCGGTAAGGGTGATCCGCACATACCGACCTTGTACCTCCAGTTCCTCGCTGGTGGGGCCAAAGGTCCGGTTATCCTCTCGATCCAGCACCACCTCAAACTCGATCCCATCACTGCTTACCGCGACGGTATAACCGTAAGCCCGGGACTCTTCCCCATACCAGTTGATCTCGATTCCGGTGAGAGCATATTGCCCACCCAGATCTACCTGCCACCAGGCGGGGTACTGATCATTACCGGTGGCCCACCGGGTGGCCAGATCACCGTCATTGGCCTGGGCCGCAGACCAATCCCCCGGATTGGCCGTGGCCGGCTTGCCTAGGGAGATGAGCTCTCCCCCTTCCTGCCCCTGACAAAGGGCAGCACCAAACAAAAGCAAAACAATGAGCACAAAGCCAAGATATCTTGCCACCTTGTGTGCTTTCACCATCCCGCTCTCCTTTCAAGGTACTCCACGCAGGACACCAACGTCCGGGCTAAGGTCTTTCTCTGGTACTACTGACCGTACACCCGCACTTCACAAATAGAAGGCCAACCGCCAGGATATGCGCCGGTAATGGTGATGCGCACGAACCGGGCCTCCACCTCAAGGGCATCCATCGTGGCACCGAAGGCCCGATTATCCGTCCGATCCAACACGGTGGTAAAGCTTTGACCGTCCTTGCTTACCTCAATACGATACTGATGGGCGCGGGTCGCCTCGTTATACCAGTTCACCGCCAGGCCCTTGAGGGTGTACACAGAGCCCAGGTCCACTTGCCAATAGGCCGGGAAGGAGCCATCAATCGTGCCCCACCGGGTGTCTAACTTACCGTCATTGGCGTGGGCCGCAGGGAAACCCTCCTGGTTCGCCTTGGCAGGCCGCCCCGCCGCAAGCTCCCGGTTCCCCTCCTTCTGCCACAGGGCTTCCAGATCCAGTTCTCCGTCTTCCACAGGAGTACCGTAAATAAGAACCTCATTAATTGAAGGCCAGCCGCCGGGATGGGCCCCTTCTAGGGTGATCCGGACATACCTTCCTCGCACATTCAAAGAGGCATCGGTGGGCCCAAAGGTGGTGTTGTCCAATTGATCGAAAACTACGGCAAAATCGGCTCCCGTGGCCCCCACTTCTACCTTGTACCGATAGGCCCGGGCTTCCTGGCCATACCAGTGGATTTCCAAACGGGTCAAGTCATACTGCGCGCCCAAATCCACTTGCCACCAGGCGGGATATTGATCATTCCCCGTTGCCCACCGGGTCTCCAGATTCCCATCATTGGCCTGGTTAGCAGACCACTCTCCAGGGTTTGCGGTGGCAGGCTTACCCAGGGAAATGAGTTCCTCCTGAAGCTGGGCGTGGGCCAGACTACCAATGGACAAAACGAGAACCAGTAGTAACACAAGACAGTGACCGTTCCTCCGTGTTTTCATCCTTCTACCTCTCCCTTCTGACCAACTGTTTTCACGAAATCTGCCTGTACGGCGTACTCACTCGGCAGCGGGGGAAGGCAGATCCCTTCTCCCTGGTCCGGTTTTGCCCCGCGGATGGGGCGGTGGAACTGCTACTTCCAAACCCCTCTACTGTCTAGAAGGGCATCGGGAGTAGCCCACCGTTTCCCGGAAGTCGGGAACCTTGCCTCCGCTACCCGAGACCTTTCCCCCTACTTCCCGTAGACCCGCACCTCACAGATAGACGGCCAGCCCTGGGGGTGAACCCCGGTGATGGTGATCCGCACATACCTTGCGGACCGTCCGATCCCATCGGCGGTGGGGCCAAAGGTTATATTGTCGGTCTTATCCACCACGGTGGTGAATTCTTCACCGTCCTCACTGATCTCCACCCGGTATTG encodes the following:
- a CDS encoding discoidin domain-containing protein, producing the protein MKTRRNGHCLVLLLVLVLSIGSLAHAQLQEELISLGKPATANPGEWSANQANDGNLETRWATGNDQYPAWWQVDLGAQYDLTRLEIHWYGQEARAYRYKVEVGATGADFAVVFDQLDNTTFGPTDASLNVRGRYVRITLEGAHPGGWPSINEVLIYGTPVEDGELDLEALWQKEGNRELAAGRPAKANQEGFPAAHANDGKLDTRWGTIDGSFPAYWQVDLGSVYTLKGLAVNWYNEATRAHQYRIEVSKDGQSFTTVLDRTDNRAFGATMDALEVEARFVRITITGAYPGGWPSICEVRVYGQ